From Neofelis nebulosa isolate mNeoNeb1 chromosome X, mNeoNeb1.pri, whole genome shotgun sequence:
CAAGAGTTCATGGTGACATTTGTTAGTTGACTAATGGAATACTTTAAGGGACAGCTGTAGCTCTTTAACTCCTTCATGCTATTGGGTTCTAAGTTTAAATTgcaatttgaaaaatacttaaatCTCTCAGGACCAAAGCTTTCTGAAATGCCCTGATACAcacaagaaggaaacagaagaaatcacaaaaaataCACTTGGCTtgacaaagctttttttttttttttaaatcactctaCAACCTCAATTTGAAAGGCTCTGACATACAACCACAACCTTCTATCTTACCCTTTTACGTGTGTGTGCACTCTTAGAGGGGCACAGTTATTCTGACACTATTGACTGAACAATTTGGGGCACACTTTTAAAAGGCTTCCTACTTTTAACAGCATGAAGATCCTGCTTTGGAGCCACTGTTCAAGTCAATAGTGTGACCTAACATGCAATGTTCCAGCTGTTCCTCTACAGCCAACACCTGCCTGACAGCTTCTTCAAAGGCCACTGTCACATTAGTATCATCTTTGGCACTTGTTTCTAGATAAGGGTAATCCCCATTCTCCATGCACCAGGTTTGTGCCTCCTCAGTAGTCACTTGCCTATCCTCTTTGTCTACCTTGTTACCAAGAACTACAAAGGGGAAGTGCTCAGGGTCTTTCACATCAGCATAGTAGATGAATTCTTTCTGCCAGTTACCAAGGTTCTCAAAGCTCTGCCGGTCATCCACGCTGAAGGTCAAGAGGCAGCAGTCTGCTCCCCTGTAGAAGGGTGTCCTAAGGCTCTTGAAACGCTCCTGCCCTGCAGTGTCCCAGATCTGGAGAGTTACAAAACGTCCATCTACCTCCAGATCTCGATTTAAGAACTCTACCCCTATTGTGTGAAAAGCCTGGGAGTCAAATTTATTGGTTACATAACGGTTCATAAGTGAGCTTTTCCCAACTCCACCATCACCCAAGAGAATAACCTTTAAGAGCAAGGATTTCCCACTCATTGTTGCAGCACCAGATGGGGAGGAGTTTATAACCAAAAGaacctgaaaataaaagaaaaagtaggaggTAAAACAGTTAAACCTGGAACTGAAATCAACTTTATAGTAAAATTTTCTGAATTATATGACCTAATAATTTAACCTCTCTTGATTCATGCTCACTAACTATATTATATAGTACAACAGAAGGAATAAAATTCTTTTTGCATACAAGGGAAAAAAGGTCTTGTTTTTCTGAGGTCTTTTGCCTGTGCCAGGAAAATGGCTGAATGCCATGGGTAAATGGACTAGCAGATGGTGCTATAATTTGGTTCAGTTCTGACCCTATTCTAGGGGAGAGAGCACAGAACAGGAATATCACTCAAATGTGTAACCATATTATTAGCTTCCAGTTTGGACAGGTCCAAACAAGAGGCAAACAGTGTGAAATTGATTTGGAGTTTGAAGTCTGTTCATGATGGACCCAAGAATTATTGAGGAGAGAAAGATGCATAAGCTGAAATTTTAATTCCATCAGTAGAGTTTGGGGATACAATTAGACCTtggaggagagataaaggtcaAGTTTCTTCAGGAATTTGCCTTATTATACTTGCATTGATACAGATACCCTCACAAGTAAAGGATCTTCCATAATCTTTTCTTGATTGTTGGCTGGTATCATTATAGCGGCTATCATTTAGGAAGAAAATCTTGAATAGcttattaattttgtatgtagGTTCTAATACCATAATAGCACCAATGAAAATATACTGTAAACTTTAAATTGCTAATGATTACACAGTACCCTTCTTGTTACCTCAGCAACATGTCTGTACATGGGATATCTAGAATGCATCGTAACATAAAAAGATCAAATTTTACTGAACAATTAACCTGTACTAGATTTTGTTAAGTACTTTCACACTAGGTCTAGTGTGGGAACACAACAATGATGATGTTAATTGGGTGTTATTTATGCAAGAGACCCAAAGAGATGAAAACtaaatactaatcaaaagagCACATGCAAAAGAACTTCTGGAGGTGCAcacatttgaaatgtaattttaaaaagcccagtAGTCCTTACTATTATGTTGGTGCATGtataatagttatatattttttataaatattcatttttaagagatcaaacgaaaaaatatatatacctacCCAGTCGGGTCTTTGTCACAATTttagtcttttcttttccttgttcttgttttgttctttcttcttaggGTTCTAGAAAACAGATTgggaatgattat
This genomic window contains:
- the RAB9B gene encoding ras-related protein Rab-9B → MSGKSLLLKVILLGDGGVGKSSLMNRYVTNKFDSQAFHTIGVEFLNRDLEVDGRFVTLQIWDTAGQERFKSLRTPFYRGADCCLLTFSVDDRQSFENLGNWQKEFIYYADVKDPEHFPFVVLGNKVDKEDRQVTTEEAQTWCMENGDYPYLETSAKDDTNVTVAFEEAVRQVLAVEEQLEHCMLGHTIDLNSGSKAGSSCC